The Procambarus clarkii isolate CNS0578487 chromosome 37, FALCON_Pclarkii_2.0, whole genome shotgun sequence nucleotide sequence tctgtctaattatactcaataactatttttcaaagttccccatagtgtcctttattgaaatagagttcatgaaccgtttcaatatccttattttcttctagattatatcttaaagtatatttaaatgttattgtgacattgcattgcaattgagctgcgttgttaaccattctgttcatttcatgagtatattttattttctattttttcatatcattttttttatctgtttatttttcagtgatgggaatatcagatcatttgatgttcccatcagaaaattgggaaagtcagatcttttgatgttcccaattttcagatggaagcatcagaccatcatggaatgcatgggatgaggtagtttagaatggtggggaggacgacaggggggatggtggggaagacgagggaacagaggagagggtaatggtggggaggacgaggggacaggggaatggagaatgctggggaggacaaaggggacgaggggacggaggaagactggagaacaggggaacacctaaataaaagccaacaatgttattactctgtggcttcttgtctcctgacaaaaagaattataattatatatattaattaattcttataactttccagaagcctgtatcaacacccacactaatacaactgaaagagatgttgagacaagtattgctgatatgttgaagaacgccccaaacaaacacggtggaaacagatacaaggtaaattttgccaatttgctgtagtctaatgcaatctctttttagtaatctttgtgaacatttatgctatgaataagataaaataatgtaattgattttgactaaatatgtagatatatttaattttctgagcactaataatgaaagaaaaccaaaataagaggtggctactatctctaataatgggctggaataatacaggatataataatatatatatatatataaatatatatacatatatttatatatatatatatttatttatataaatatatatatgatatatatattctattctattagtctattctattctatagttttatatagattcttgttttagtttttttctataatatggaaagggtttttaattaataaattaaatattatataataaaataatgtattattgaaaacaattagtaacaaacaatatttcattacagggtggtgaagcaagaatacatgtgcatcacatagcagagtcggatgtatcgaataatgaaaacagcggagagcctggtgcatggcataccgctgaatcttctctaatgtctatatagaagaatctttgtttctgtgtgtatatatgtatatatatcattaataaaatatatatatatatatatatatatatatatatatatatatatataacctatatatatatatatatatatataacctatatatatatatatatatatatatatatatatatatataacctatatatatataacctatatatatataacctatatatatatatatatatttatatatatatttatatatatatatatatatatatatttatatatatatttatatatatatatatatatatatatatatttatatatatatatatatatatatatttatatatatatatatatttatatatatatttatatatatatatatatttatatatatatttatatatatatttatatatatatttatatatatatatatatttatatatatatttatatatatatatatttatatatatatttatatatatatatatatatatatttatatatatatatatttatatatatatttatatatatatatttatatatatatatatatatatatatatttatatatatatatatttatatatatatatatttatatatatatttatatatatatatttatatatatatatttatatatatatatatatttatatatatatatatatttatatatatatatatatttatatatatatatatttatatatatatatatttatatatatatatatatttatatatatatatatatttatatatatatatatatatttatatatatatatatatttatatatatatatatatatttatatatatatatatatttatatatatatatatatttatatatatatatatatatttatatatatatatatatttatatatatatatatttatatatatatatatatatatatttatatatatatatatatttatatatatatatatatttatatatatatatatatttatatatatatatatatatttatatatatatatatatttatatatatatatatatttatatatatattatttatatatatatatatatatatttatatatatatatatatttatatatatatatatttatatatatatattaggttaggtttggtagggttggttagttatcatatatctacgtataactagctagttttacctttatatatataatatttatatatatatatattatataaaaagtttgtgaggaagacctctggtgccaatgtggggacccatagcataggagaagaaaataaaaagtattcagaggagaccttgtggtcactcactaaacactaatattatcttctaccaccccccattcttttgtatgtacacatatatttgctttatttgaactttgttacaaagagggagttacatataggttacaaagatggttatcatatatatattatttatatatatatattatttatatatatatatattatttatatatatatattatttatatatatatatattatttatatatatatatatattatttatatataaatatattatttatatataaatatattatttatatataaatatattatttatatataaatatattatttatatataaatatattatttatatataaatatatatatatataatatatatactattacactacattcttatgtattacactacattcttatgtattacactaatatatatatatatatatatatatatatatatatatatatatatatatatatatatatattatataaattatttatatatatattatatatataattatataggtcatatgtttttgtatttttgctgatttgttagtaaataataaaagaaatataaattatttgatttttttacccttaaattggttttaatatttaaattgaaaacactaatataatataaaaaatttattatttaaaatatttaaatatatttaaaaataaatattttttattttcaagaaatttaactttcaacacaaagatgtgaaaatggttcagataaggctcaaacctttcacaagagattcatattggtgtatgaatggattatgaatgactcatgttaggagtgtaagttgccacaacatctcaaattagtgttagatacatatgtcttggttataagttttggaaacctatttaagtccacacacaatatcgtatctgatacgataaaacaaacgtttccaatactttcaaatactttccagatatgttgtggcaacctaaaattgtttgctgggtgtgtcctttcgatgtcttcctagactgtaatatcgttatggggaaatagtctggaagcgttgttgaaatcaattcttgctcataaaacataccactgatcggctcgttggttaaatctttgactttataggttgggattggttgtgttctatcgatatgagacacttgaaatatttcttctgtattttggggccaaaagccCTTGTGAAATGTATTCCTTCGCTTTGCTAGTCGTACATACTGCCCAACCTGCAGTTGTGGACTGATGGAAGTTATAGGgtggtcattgtttaaatacatgaccttaaactgtcttcgtatatcttcaatgttttgcaacttatggatggcatgtggagtattttttagtattctgtggaaagtgtggttgtatacattcacaacttttggaaggatgtgaatgtattgtaaagaattagcctgggtcatataatgatacagtttatgttttaaagttttgatggcccgctccactatactagatttcatttccgaaaatacactatataacttaatatttttcttattcagataattttgaacagtcctgttgtaaaattctctacctcggtcggtgaatattcgtcttaccccgggaaactgagaggtttcctctaacaccttctttagggcagctaccacatccgttgaattttttgtttttaaagtttgagtctgcattaggcgagaataaacatcgacacaaatcaaaatatattttacaccactattgtatttttgtaaactacaaaagtctcccaaatcacaggcaattatggtgcggggtttaggagctaatatttttcgccgaggaaatctaactaaatttcttctgtgtaatgtgtaagatcgttccccatggagaaattccctcacatctgcaatactgatgctggtgtctttaagtctggcagccttatacaatttttgaattgatcctgtgaaaccaCCCGGGGTAGAAATGTCATTGTAGATGGAGGTAAGAATTGACCGTTTCTTCGTCGTtaaaggcatttttttttttttttttttttttttttttttttgttcacatatgataaacaatttcacactggtcttcattgacaacccccgttcgtagttgtaatgtctcaggaactgtcagatcaaccaataaatagccatactctctctgggatattgcccgtcggtatatttcgacgaaattattaatagttttccgcccatataactgtccacttaaaatttcaagttgggttatgtctctctgcttcattaatatataatgggtacaattcagagttattgtcctagcatatttcccctggggaaacaaattttgactaattagaattacagaaatattatcgtgtctgcctcgggtgaagatattggctataattggactctgaatggcttccaggtataagtcatcaattatatacaaaactgactcatttgaaaaaggattcttATACTCTAAAGGGTTAATCAGCCCTTGGGAGAGAGTAACCTTTTTTTGCAAAATGGGGTTCTTTGAAATAGGATGATCAgtattatttgcagttgacactataatttttgagaatttcccgtggtatttaacacataaatttaccaccaggctagttttcccagaattgctaaatccagctacaaatattctcgccggttgatgaaaaatattaagttggtcgtctgtggcagaagtacactcctccatattttcctcataaatgatccaattacctgtgggacagccacttatatatatatatatatatatatatatatatatatatatatatatatatatatatatatatatatatatatatatatatatatatatatgagagtgggtgagtgtgagtgagagtgtgagtgtgagtgtgagtgagtgtgtgtgtgagtgtgtgtgtgtgtgtgtgtgtgtgtgtgtgtgtgtgtgtgtgagtgtgtgtgtgtgtgtgagtgtgtgtgtgtgagtgtgtgtgtgtgtgtgtgtgcgagagtgagagtgtgagcatgtattcaccccccccccctccccaaggagCGCCACCCTCCTCAGGACAAAAGCGCCCCTACCTGGGTTTTTTTGGGCTCCCATtgagatgacctccagacgagagaaaaaaaaagttctCTATAGCAAGTCTAATCCTTCTCTTTCACACAGGAGCTGAGAGATGTTGCATGTATTGTGTATTCACCCTCCAAGGGGTACCACCCTCCTCAGACCATAAACAGCCTACCTGGGTTTTTTTGCTCAACTCCCTTAGAGATGACCGCCAGACGAGAAAAAAGTTCCCCATAGCAACCCTAACCCTTCTCTTTCACACGACGGCGGGAGGGGTTGTGAGGTATTGTATGTggcaacaccgcccccccccccacttgatcATCAAATATAAGGACACCACACGCCCCTCCTTCAGTTAGTTAGTATACATACAGTTTGCGTTGAAACCTTCCACTCCCCATCCCCGTCTAGACTAACATGTAAGTAAATTAatatctatttcatatttggggatatatatataaatatatatatatatatatatatatatatatatatatatatatatatatataagagagagtaGGGGTGTTTTGAGagagggagaatatatatatatatatatatatatatatatatatatatatatatatatatatatatatatatatatatatatatatatatatatatatatataagagaaagaggggtgttttgagtgggagagaatatataattatttattttatatattttttttcctaggagtgggggataatgtcactcccaggtgatatttgcaacatttgtggttggagctcatcaccacaattcgtgcatacaacttattgctgcctccgctgtggggaagctgtgtgtgttcaatctagtggagttcacaggagaacctgtggtggaggtaagcccttatttatttatttattcgtatttatttcaaatgagaaatattgagattgtttcccctatcttcatgggggtgtgggggctgtgtgagtgagagtgtgtatatttatgagtTATTTCCTTGTTAGGAGGTAAACATCACCGGCCTACCGGAGAGAGTGGTTTTGTATGCCTCATATGCGGCAGCGTCACCTCGAAGCCTCACCCCACTTTCACCTGCGGCAGTTGTGGGGTCACTTTGTGTGagcacttgacctctgaacatctacaatcatgtccccaaggtgagtgaataaaccctctctccagttttattatcttaagaagctttcttgaggcgttatgtcatggggtttagtagaGTGTGATGGGTATTgccttttattattaatattatttttattgttattattattattattattattattattataattattataattattataattatttttcaggggtgcttcagaggcaggtaaagacatctcaggggcaggtaggagaggaacttcaccccaaagcccaacgtaacaatagccccttaggtggtggcgggggtagacagccctttgaaaatgggggggaggaagagatgagtgatgatggtgatggtggtgatgatgatggtggtggtggtggtgacatccctcaggcaggtcctagtggtcttagaccccatgacaacaatcgagatagagatggaaattcctcagaaggggaggatgttatagacatccctcacttaattaatagggtggggccCTGGGCGATCTCTTTACtagaatggaatattccatccccccagcctttgccacagatcctgtaggtcttctaagcaactttagagaactattctctaacgaaatagagaattacatgaattctctggggggtcatggcaattttacttcatcattcaaaatcctccttgaagtgaaggttacacttttaaagcaacgtctcacagaagatgatgactatagggaacacttcataacgacacctgctaggctggtaactcttgaggaggtgggtgatcttattgatagttgggtgggttatatgattacacgtctggaggatctcctttcagaaacagaggggagtggttttatattatttaatgttgatttcctcaaaatcgttatctgtaatggtagtgtaaggtcagttttggaggattatgtcccttatccccccttttTAAGGGGCCGAcacgaggtcttcaacccaaacccaaatggtaacaatggaacatgcattattcaatgcattgccgcttttcgggcgtcacaacaaggatggaaatggaaacgtataggaagacttgtagagtctcactctagggttaggaaaatggtcaaatacgagcaattatctttccctctctcatgggaggatatctctaaattggaaaataggaataaactctccatttttttgtattcaattcacaaacatacagacggtgcctatcacgtctctctttgtcgtcgtggtagcagacagtactcagacatagttccattattattattgggggagtctcatgtaagtcttattaaagacttaaataaatttttacggaactttacccgcagccacaggcgaaagacagtcttctgtagaagctgtctttctgaatatcaaaattctagtgagctgtctcaccattctgtttcctgcgacatcacgcagaaaatgatttattcccaggagggggacacccttcattttaaaaatacagggaaaggttaccccccttcccatgtagcttatttcgatttcgagagtgtcctaagcactgaggattgtctaggttctgttacagccatacataggcctatagcatacagctatataattgttgataggaaccactccgtcattgataaatttacttattttgggggggacagcgtcactcatttcatggagcgagttgccaccaaatgggaaataatcagatccaccctacccaaatatgaaatagacatgtctcttgaggatatggttcattttaggagacagactcactgtcagttttgtgaggcggtatttacacccaccaatttcaaggttcaacatcatgatcaccttaggaaaaaactcaattatattggagctctatgtaattactgcaacctccgccacaagaatgctctagagagtttagtcctaattgcccacaatatgtcttatgacatgggcttaattttaagggagtttgccatgggttcaaatattaagagcaatatcctcatgaggcaggggactaaatatcttaaggtagaaataggcaaccttaaatttcttgattcactggcttttattacgggcagtctttcgtccctagcaaaaacccacattgattcaggcagccccttaacatttacacactcaatgatagaaggtttacccgaagagagtcaccacctactcttaaagggtaagcagtttttcccttatgaatatgccacaaaaatcagctgctttaatgatgcaacactcccccctattgaaatgttttacagctccctaaacaaatcatccatcactttggaagaatatagtcattctaaattagtatgggaggctacgggatgtgagtcattaaaggattatctccttatttatttaaggtgtgatgtcggtttactggctgacatttttactcaccatagagtaattctaaatgatatattttccttagagatgactcactactgtagccttccaggttactcctatgattgcttcttgaaaagtagcaaaatatcgttggagttaagtgcagatgtgacgttgcacaatctcatatcacaaaacatacgagggggttttacaacagcagttaggagttatgccagagctaacaatcgctatgtcaacccatcttttaacccccaggaggataggtcttcttTCTTACTATACCTAGACTTCAACTCCCTTtacgggagttgtatgactaagaaattaccctatggtggtctaagaaggttgtcatctgatgagatgaactccttcattagcgaagggaagataatgacagaacagccattctcttctaacaaagggtactggctattaattgacaccaaacatgtgagacctgaaatagctagactaacagacgatctacccctttgtttacaccataggggaataagtatggaggatatctcaccatttagtaggggacttctggaaacaaacaacatcacacacctccccaaaAAAAACAACAAGTTGGTAGGGGATCATCTCCCaaagaaacattatttcatatctctacacctcttacagttatttattgagataggtcttgaagtaggggctattcatgccatttatgagttccaccagtctgattttatggcagaatttgttaacaccaacgttaacaatagaaatgcttccaccagtaacgataggaaaacactcttcaaattactgacgaacagtgtttttggtaaaacactactgaacccagcccgttatgccattgacaccaaactagtgacttcagctagggtctttttacgagaggtgaagaatcctcgctttaaacgtatggtgcatttaggtgacaataaattattgtctgtcagttccagaccattcattaaaattactcatcctaattacattgggttccagattcttgagctagcaaaatacagtttgtaccatttttggtacagggtacttaagaaccactattcagatagggcagcactgatatacagcgatacagacagtttcatcttcagtttaatgactgaagatgtctttaacgagatggggaaagaaccccttagatcatggatcgataccagtaacttccctgaaactcaccccttgtatgatccttctaaaaagggtgttttaggtcttttaaagtcagaggtttcagatagacacatccttgaagttgtagctctcaagcccaaaatgtatagtttgctgttgcacaacaattcaaattccattaccgctaagggtatcccccgcgctgtgcaaagatctttaactcatagtcattttaaagaaacccttcacaacaattcagtagtaaatacttttcaatactaccaaattaggaatttaggagggcaaatggtcaccacccataatactaagaggggtttaagtgcatttgatgataaacgctattacctaaataaatacaaaagcctaggctatggccatccagacataccacctgacccccacccatcaacctcaacccaaggggtgaccgctggaagtgaaagtgatgacgtcatcgagccacaCGGTGAGGAAGGGCGACACCCTTCCAGTGAGAGTGAACGCTATGACGACAGTAGCCCCCTAGGAGAGGAAGTAGAACCACAACACCTCTTTCTCCCTCTGGATGAtgactcatcgtcatcatcaccccaggagggggaggaagaccccacaacagacctgtgggcacggaggaggggtctagttagacaatattatgggggggaattag carries:
- the LOC138371928 gene encoding uncharacterized protein — its product is MLKNAPNKLGGNRYKVQTLSQMGGASCGDTVRRMMRRIGTYGVWSQYSLVGRKRKRVFKTLDICNVIIKACINTHTNTTERDVETSIADMLKNAPNKHGGNRYKGGEARIHVHHIAESDVSNNENSGEPGAWHTAESSLMSI